In the genome of Panthera uncia isolate 11264 chromosome B3 unlocalized genomic scaffold, Puncia_PCG_1.0 HiC_scaffold_1, whole genome shotgun sequence, one region contains:
- the LOC125908743 gene encoding interferon-induced transmembrane protein 3-like, producing MNRNAQPFLPGTHTGVPPSYEILKEEHEVAVLGRPQSPAPMATTVINIQTETSVPDHIVWSLFNTIFMNWCCLGFVAFAYSVKSRDRKMVGDVIGAQTYASTAKCLNIWALVLGLLLTLTFIILFFTGSLVVFQAISEMMKGYGGY from the coding sequence ATGAACCGCAATGCTCAGCCCTTCCTTCCTGGCACCCACACTGGTGTCCCCCCAAGTTATGAGATACTCAAGGAGGAGCATGAGGTGGCGGTACTCGGGAGGCCCCAGAGCCCAGCTCCCATGGCCACCACCGTGATCAACATCCAGACTGAGACGTCCGTGCCCGACCACATCGTCTGGTCCCTGTTCAACACAATCTTCATGAACTGGTGCTGCCTGGGCTTCGTGGCCTTTGCCTACTCCGTGAAGTCTAGGGACCGGAAGATGGTGGGTGACGTGATCGGGGCCCAGACCTATGCCTCCACCGCCAAGTGCCTGAACATCTGGGCCCTGGTCTTGGGCCTCCTTCTCACCCTTACGTTCATCATTCTTTTCTTCACTGGCTCACTGGTGGTTTTCCAAGCAATTTCAGAAATGATGAAAGGTTATGGAGGGTACTAG